The Castanea sativa cultivar Marrone di Chiusa Pesio chromosome 4, ASM4071231v1 sequence ATAGTTGTATTATTATATCCCAGTGATTCACAAATCTGACCGTAGTTATCAATAACTGTCAAACCGGATCCAGAAGCCAGAACAAGGGAGAAGAAGATCAGCCAAAAATCTGCTTTTCTTAATGCCTGCTTTAAGGTGAAATCCTCTCCTCTACGAGGGCCTTTTCGCCTTCTTACAGCTCCTTCTGCAGCAGCTTGGAACAGTTTAGCTTGCAAATGAGCAATTCGCTTTTGCCTTTCTGATGCCGGAAGGGAGTCTACTTCTGGAGGCTTCTCATCTTCAACCTCACTGAGAATAATCTCATTTACATCCTCCTCAGATTTACTTGCTTCTTGTTTCTGTGCTTCAGAGAGAAGGCTCTCCTCAGTGTTAGGCCTTGGTCCCGAGAAGAATACCAATCGAATGGGAATTATAACTGGAACGAGTATGAAAAGAATTAGAATAGCTGCAAATAAAGTGATTATAGCTTGACTCACGTCAACCAGATCCTCAATCACCAACACTGCCAGCAGATAAATTGCCAGAATGAGGCAAACACTGTAGGTAAAGAAGAAGCTTGAATTATCAGATGGTTTAACTTGTTTGTGACCTCCCACAGGTCTAAGAATGAACATCAGAGCAATAATAACAATTGTTGGTGCAACTGCAACCATGAAAATGAGTGATGATTCATTCGGAAAATTGATCATAAGATAAATCTGAGTCAAAATTGCACTACTCAATCCAGCAAATCCCTTCAATATCCCCACAACAGGACCCCGGTTTTTGGGGAAGTTTTGCACACATGAAACTAGAGCAGCTGTGTTGAAGTAGGTCTCACCGTTTGTTCCCACAAATAATGCAAGGCACAACTGCAAACTAAAAAATGGTGAACATTTTTGCCAGCACAACATAGTTTAAGAAATCTTTCAGTCTTTCTAACTAAGTGAGTTAACTTAATCAAATCCAAAGTACATGCTTCGCAGCAGGATAAGTTACATGTAGAGAAATAATTGCCATTCTCTTGTAGTAAGCTAAAGGGAGTAATACCATGATCAATGTACATGAACCTCTATACACTTATTCCACTTCAATTCAGATCTAGGAGTTATATGACCATTTCTCCCGTATGGATTCTGAAATGTATCTTCATGTCAGTCAAGCATGCTTTTGTGTATGTATCTCATAAATAGCAGTTCCTACAGTTAATTTGTGTGATAGGAAAACTTCAACAACTTGGTTTGTAACATCTACAAGAAATTGCTAccgaaaaaaaattatataattgctTCAAAAAAGGAGatttttatccatattttttaaattggtttaaaaaagaaaaaaggaaaaagagagcaAAGTACACCGGCTATCGTCAAATGCTTTTCAGTATGAAGTTAACATTCCCCAACACCAGAGAGGAACAATAAAGGGATCTAGCTTCAGGCCGAGAATCACTTAAGGCGAAGAAACTCCTAATCATTCAATATATCCATACTTTCATTTGGACATCTCAAGTTGCAAATTAAGAAAACTGACTAACCACATCCTTATACTAAACAGAGGACTTGATGTAGGACAACCTAGACTTCTCACCTAGATTAGTCCTACCGCAGACCTCAGGCTTCCCACCTAAGGTGCTTGGATTCAccaccaaacaaacacaatgCAATCTCTATAAataatctcaataataataatcatagtcTCTCCATACAAAAGAAATCATCCGGAGCTTTATATGCAGCTGCCATGAATCACAAAGATAAGGATAAACTCTCCTAAACAAATCccaaacaatttcaaatactaatttgataatcctaaacaatttcaaataataattcgATAATCCTAAAAAAAGGATAATGATGAACAACAAATCCTAACCAAACTCAAATACCAatccaaactaaacaaataactaCGTTACAATCTGAAATTAACCACTGAAaatctaaaatgaaatattgaaaTAACTATTGGTTATGGTCCTGCATTATACTGCCCTAGTTTAAGAAAACTCGACCTCGAGTTTTGTAGTGATGAAGAATTAAGACTTTGGTGCTTAATACTTCCTTCAGATTAGAAATCACCTTAGGAAGCACTGAGAGTAGAATAACCTTCAATTCCACGACACCATAGAACTCCTCTAGAAGCACAAAGTCAATGTGTTGAACAGGCACAATTTTATCTTGAACCATAGTATCAACCTTTTGGGCTTCAACAACCTGTAGATGTTCATCAACCTCATGGATCATGAAGGGCTCAGTAGCACTTTCATCAGAATCAACCTCCACATCAAGTGCACCCTCTAAATCTTCGCTCACTTGTTGAAATGTAGACTCTATAATAGGTTCTTCTTGCTGCATGAATGTTGAAACATCATCTATTGGCACTTGTACCTCTATTTCAACATTAGTCTTTGGTGGAACTTGAGCATCCTTTTTTTGAGTAGAAGAGTCTAGCAAaacctttattatttttcttaagtatGGCGGTGAGTTCTTGACGGAAGGATGAGGTGTTTTCTTGCTGAATACTGTCTCTGTATTGTAGAAAATTCCCATGAGAGGATTGAGGTTGATAATTCTCTTGATAGCATTGGGGAACATATTTCTCTATACGTATTTGtttcatttcattccaatcAGTTATGGCAGGGTTGCTCCTTCCTTTGCGATGATTCTCGATACTATGCCAAAAGTCTCTATCTCTACTTCTCAATTTCAACCTGGCAAACCTAACCTTACTAGCATCTGGAAAACATATTTGATCAAAGAATTGATCCATCTCATCTAGCCAATCGATGAGGGTCCATGGATCTGGACGTCCATCAAATATTGGTGCTTCTAAGACTACCATGATTCATAGGAATAGATTTTCAACAATTTGAAATGAACATTTGGTGGACATGATTCCCACGACTGGAGCAATAAGTGGTGGACCTTGATTGGGCTGGTTTAGTGACCTGGTGCTGCCCTGGACATGGGTCACTTGGCTGAAGCAAAAGAGGTGGACAATGGACTCTCACGTATCTGCTGGAGCGTTctgcttttaactttttttttttcctaaaataacaATATTCAAGAACAACTACAACTTAAAACACTGGAGACGTAAAATTAAGCTAAAAGAAACTAAGGCTTCGGAGGAAACTAAACAAGTAACACAGAGAAAATATATCATGAAGGGCGGCGCTGGATTCGTCAAAGTGGCTGGATATTTTCTGTTTGGCTTGAAAGGAGTTCACAGTGATGTTGGATTGACAGTTGTTGAAAGAACGACAGACTTTGGGTTGCTGAAATTTTGATAGATTGAATTGAGCTCTGATACCAAGTTGATGTAGGACAACCTAGGCTTCCCACCTAGATTATCCTACCGTAGACCTTAGGCTTCCCACCTAAGGTGTTTGGATTCAccaccaaacaaacacaatgCAATCTCTACAAataatctcaataataataatcatagtcTCTCCATACAAAAGAAATCATTCGGAGCTTGTTATGCAACTTCCAGGAATCACAAAGATAAGGATAAACTCTTCTAAACAAAtcctaaacaatttcaaatacaaatttgataaTCCTAAACAAAGGATAATGATGAACAACTAATCCTAACCAAACTCAAATACCAatccaaactaaacaaataacCACGTTACAATATGAAATTATCCACTGAAaatctaaaatgaaatattgaaaTAACTTTTGGTTATGCTCCTGCATTAGGACTTCTTTTGATACTGAACCAAAACATTATGTTCAAACTTCCATGTGTTTTAATTCTGTAGTTATTTTCAGCAAGTAAAGCAAACCCCTATAAAGATTCATTCTGTAGTTATTTTCAGCAAGTAAAAACAAATGGCTGGCTTTTCACAAAGATCTTATACCCATATCAGGTATCTATTAAAAGAGTCAGTCAAGCAATCTACTTGACACCTCCATCAGTCTACAGTCCAAACCAATCCAGCATAATGATTAATCAGAAGCTATATACTGAGAGAAACAAATAATGGTTCTGCAACCCAAATTTGAAAGACCAGTCTCCTCAAACTTTGGCCCCttatttttcctatttgatTCAATTTCTCTCTGGCATggcatttttgttttcatttgtcCACTCTCCTCACTTGAGGAATTTCAAGGTTCTTACAATATTGATGGATTGACAAAACACTGACTAATTGTAACAGTTTCTGAAAGTTCTAATTTTGGGAATACATCTACCAACTAAAACACAAAACGACAAAGGTTTTGGCAATTGGCATACATGTCGGACCACATCACATTCGCTCATCATCACTGTAATGTTGCTGAAGATGATCaccatgtgagagagagagagagagtgtctCATAGAGAAATCAAGCAATATTTATCaagattcaaaaaataaaaatcaaactctTCCATAGACCCAAAAGAGGAATTAAATTTAAATCACACAAACAGAAAAAAAGTGAACAAATGAGAAGTTGATTAAACTCACCACCCACAAAGGCAAAGCAGGCAAAAAACCAGCAACCACAAGCCAAACCAAGCCATACCCAACAAAGTTCTGCACCACCCCAATGAGCAAAATGACCCAGATGGGCAAAACCTCACACAAACTCCCAGCCACAAAACCAATACTATCACCCAAGTCCTTAGCCACACCCAAAAAAGCCACCTGCCTCTGGTCGTACCCCATGGCACTCTTTATCACAGGTGATATGCTTCCAAACAAGTACCCAACACCTGCACACGACTGCACCCACATTGCACACACAAACACCAGCCATCTGTTGTTGATCAAACCCTTGAACTTTTCATGCCACTTAAGCCGCATATTCCTATCTGATCAATTCCAGACCACAGTCACTGTTCAAACAGGTTCAATTTTTGCATACCAGTTTGATCAAGATTGAACAACTACGAAGGTAAAACGTTCAacttattgtgtttttttttttttttggttagtttgaactttgaagggTCTCAGAGAGGAGAAATTATACAGTACTGAGGGAGAGAGTGGACCAAAGCGCGAGTTATAAGGCTCATGACTCGTAATGGTCTTTCCGACCAAAGTCACCAAACGGTCATTGTATTACTTAAACTTAAcaaacttttcttcttcttttttttcttttttttttttaatgaaataactTATCAAGCTTATATTAGTAACAGATTTTCTTCAACTATATAGCTTATTACTTTGCTCCTATATTGTCCTATGATTATAGACACCACCtatcatcttctttttattttcttatttacaaATTAACATGCACTTAGAGTTACCCACACCAATTTTGTCTTCCACCTGGGCCAAAATGGCCCAATatcacaattttcaaaaaattttagcaaaaaaacactgtttcggaactaaataggaaaataccacttttatggtacTCAAGTTTGCCAAACTTTCGAATACCATTTGGAATTCGAGTTTAAGACACTCGAGTTCCTAGAAGTTTTGCCACCGCGCATGCTGAGGTGGAAATTTggcgaataaaaaaaataatgtggtactcgagtttggtagTACTTGAAAATGAACATATATACTCGAGTATAACATACTCGAgtaccttttataaataaaaagtcaattattttatttctatagtacttgagctcaccaagctcgagtaacttttttttttttttttttttggattatcgacaaataaacataaacataaaatgttgtttattttatttctatagtactcgagctcaccaagctcgagtaccttgtaactttattttattttgttttgggattatcgacaaataaacataaacataaaatgctgtttattttatttctacagtactccagctcactaagctcgagtaccttgtaaattttcttttcttttcttttttttggaattatcgacaaataaatataaacagtaaacagttttacttaatgcaaaaaacaaattttatgaatgcagtaagcagattcgaatatgcagtaaacatgatgtgcagagagaaaattttattaatgtagaagtagattttatcaatgcagaaaaatagattcgattattgtgaaattcaaacatgaaaaaacattcaaatttggcatttaaatttagaaaacacgatttcactaggtgttttatgagaaaacagcgaacaattttttaaatagtgaacaaaaaataatttacgcagaaaagtgagtgaacaattttttaaataatgctgaacagaaaataattttacacaGAAtactagaaatagtttatgcagaaaacaatgaacaatttttatgagaaaacagtgaacagttttacttaatgcaaaaatcaaattttatgaatgcagtaagcatatttgaatatacagtaaacatgatgtgtagagagaaaattttattaatgtagaagtagattttatcaatgcagaaaaatagattcaattattgtgaaattcaaacgtgaaaaagcattcagatttgacgtttaaatttaaaaaacacgattttactaggtgttttatgagaaaacagcgaacaattttttaaatagtgaacaaaaaataatttacgcagaaaagtgagtgaacaattttttaaataatgctgaacagaaaataattttatgcagaatgctagaaatagtttatgcagaaaacgagctgaacaatttttatgagaaaacgtGACAGTTTTACTTAacgcaaaaaataaatttttatgaaCGTGAAGTAttttcgaatatacagtaaacatgatgtgcagagagaaaattttattaatgtagaagtagattttatcaatgcagaaaaataaattcgattattgtgaaatttaaacatgaaaaagcattcagatttggcgtttaaatttagaaaatacgatttcactaggtgttttatgagaaaatagcgaacagttttacttaatgcaaaaatcaaattttatgaatgcagtaagcagattcgaatatacagtaaatatgatgtgcagagagaaaattttattaatgtagaagtagattttatcaatgcaaaaaaatagattcgattattgtgaaattcaaacatgaaaaagcgtTTAGATTTggcatttaaatttagaaaacacgattttactaggtgttttatgagaaaacagcgaacTATTTTTTGAAtagtaaacaaaaaataatttatgcaaaaagaagagtgaacaatttttatgagaaaacagtgaacatttttacttaatgtagaaattaaattcatattttgaaattaaaatctctgtattttacaatgcttctatttagataaataaatacataaaaaagctacttatttttatgtttatgtttatttgtcgatagtcccaaaaaaaagaaaagaaaagaaaagttacaaggtactcgagcttagtgAGCGGAGTAATcctgtaaaataaaataaacagcattttatgtttatgtttatttgtcgatgatcccaaaacaaaataaaataaagttacaaggtactcgagcttggtgagctcgagtactgtagaaataaaataaacaacattttatgtttatttttatttgtcgataatccaaaaaaaaaaagaagttacaaggtactcaaGCTTGGTGAGCTcaagtactgtagaaataaaataaacaacattttatgtttatgtttatttgtcgataatcccaaaaaaaaaaaaagttacaaggtactcgagcttggtgagcttgAGTActgtataaataaaataaacaatattttatttataaaaggtactcgagcatgttatactcgagtattgtgttgcatggtactcgagtATATCAAGCTCGAgtatcacattattttttttattcgtcAAATTTCCACCTTAGCAGTGCCACGGTGGCAAAACTTCTAGGAACTTGAGTGtcttaaactcgagtttcaaatggtactcgagtttggtaaactcgagtaccataaaagtggtatttccctgTTTAGTTctgaaacagtgtttttttgctaaaattttttgaaaattgtggCATTGGGCCATTTTGGCCTTCTACCTGCCTGGCTTACTATTTGACTTGTATAGGTCCTCACTCAACCCAATAGAAGGACCTTGTGCTCTTGGGTGTTTTTCATGTGCATCATGGGCCTCACAAGCTTCCCTTTCTCCTGGATGGGCTTCCTCCTCTTAgactgtgatttttttttcttaggcaTTTCTTGGTGGTTCCAATCATTCAATGGCCATTAAAGATCATCTTTGCATTGAAGACTTCTCTTCCAAATTCAAGTTTTCTTTTAAGCCTCTGCCTTGAGTTTAAAGGGATGATAGAATATTCTatagtattataaaaaatgtgtaGCCTGTAAAATATATTATGATATTTTCATAGGTCTGTAGACCACAGTTTTATAGAATACCATGGGCTACCTTTTTTTGTAATACCATAAACTACTGTGGTTTTAGGGTTACCATATTAAACCtaatatattcttatatatatctataagGTTAAGCAAAAATGTAGACTATTAAACCGAACCATAATAGCAAAGATGTAGTTGTTTAAGACTTTCTGCTATGAATGTAGGCCATCAAATTGAACCACGATAATTGATTCTACTTTTTCAGCTTTcacatctttttattttcttagtcaCATTTTAACGAGAGATTTGAAGGGGATAAGTTTCAAGGCCATGCTATTGAAATTAGACTTGATTGCAAGTTTGCAACAATGCATCGCATGTAGATATGAAGATGTGCAAAAATTCACAATGACAATGTAAATCTGAAGCAGCAATGATGCAGTGTTTGAAACTAGACATTAGGCCTTATAAAGAGTGTTACAAGGGAGTTAAGAGATTGGTTTTAAACAAAATGTTGCGTTGGGATTGGGAAATAATTGATTCAGCTTAGTTGCTTGCGTGCAACTACTAACTAGTCTATTGTGCCTTCTGTGAAATGATTCttgatttgtttctttctttaataattttctctcattcatataaaaaaaaatataatccattttcaaaagatagaaaaaacaGATGGTAAGCAGGAAATCATCCTGcagataatgaaaaaaaatggtattttaAGGGTACAAGAATAATTTGTGCAAACTACATGCCAAACCAAGCAAAGGTTCCAACCAGAAAACCTTATAGGTTTTGGTTTCCATAATGAACGGATAGAATTTGATAGTAGATTTGTGCTTCGTTGCTGGTTCTCACTTTATGCACTATGTGCAGCTAAAAATGTTTGCACCATTGCACTTTCTACTCAACAAAATCCTCAGCCTTAAAGTAAGAGCGAATAATTCTTGGCACCCATATGCTAATAGTATGTCTTCACTCTTCAGTAACTTGCAACTCAACCTTGAGAATTTCCATACAGGTTGGCATAAACCCTCTTAGTCCGATAAACAACAATCAAACTCAAGACTGTTGCCACAAGGCAAAGTCCAGACAGGATCCCAAATGTGATGGAATAGCATATGGTTCCCAAACAAGTGAGGTCATCATCACGAAGAGGTATTGCAAGCATGGCTTTAGAGTTTTGATGTGAGAGGCCGGCTTGGAGATCTGCATAATAGTCATATATACCACTAGCAATGACACCTGAGAAAATCAGAGAACCTACTGGACTAGCAAGTGTAAGAAAATTATACAAGGCCCCAAAACTCTTCAGGCCAAATAGCTCAGAAGCTGAAGCTGGCACAATTGCCCAGTGAGCACCATACCCAAGCCCTATCAACACAGTGAGAACATAAATTTCTCCAGGCCATCCCATAGTAGCGTAGAAAAGTCCAATTGCCATGATAACCTGAACCATGGCCATTGTCACTGGTCTTGGGTAGGCATATTTTCtggtaaaataaaatgacaaattaCAAAACAGGATCAGGAAATGATGTGCTTATAATGACTGAAGGAAAATACTGATGTCGtacttttaaattaaataattagagTGTACCTTATTACAAGCTCAGAGAAGTAGCCGCCACCAACACGGCCAAGAAAGTTCCAAATGCTGATCATGGATACATATATAGTTGTATCATCATATCCCAGTGATTCACAAATCTGACCGAAGTTATCAATAACTGCCAAACCGGATCCAGAAGCCAGAACAAGGGAGAAGAAGATCAGCCAAAAATCTGCTTTTCTTAATGCCTGCATTAATGTGAAATCCTCTCCTCTACGAGGGCCTTTTCGCCTTCTCACAGCTCCTTCTGCAGCAGCTTGGAACAGTTTAGCTTGCAAATGAGCAATTCGTTTTTTCCTTTCTGATGCCGGAAGGGAGTCTACTTCTGGAGGCTTCTCATCTTCAACCTCACTGAGAATAATCTCATTTACACCCTGCTCAGATTTACTTGCTTCTTGTTTCTGTGCTTCAGAGAGAAGGCTCTCCTCAGCTGGAGGCCTTGGTCCCGAGAAGAATACCAATCGAATGGGAATTATAACTGGAAGCAGTatgaaaagaattaaaataactGCAAATAAAGTGATTATAGCTTGACTCACGTCAACCAGATCCTCAATCACCAACACTGCCAGCAGATAAATTGCCAGAATGAGGCAAACACTGTAGGTAAAGAAGAAGCTTGAATTATCAGATGGTTTAACTTGTTTGTGACCTCCCACAGGTCTAATAATGAACATCAGAGCAATAACAACAATTGTTGGTGCAACTGCAACCATGAATATGAGTGATGATTCATTCGGAAAATTGATCATAAGATAAATCTGAGTCAAAATTGCACCACTCAATCCAGCAAACCCCTTCAATATCCCCACAACAGGACCCCGGCTTTTGGGGAAGTTTTGCACACATGAAACTAGAGCAGCTGTGTTGAAGTAGGTCTCACCGTTTGTTCCCACAAATAATGCAAGGCACAACTGCAAATTAAAAAATGGTTAACATTTTTGCCAGCACAACATAGTTTAAGAAATCTTTCAGTTCTTTCTAACTAAGTGGGTTAACTAATCAAATCCAAAGTACATGCTTCGCAGCAGGATAAGTTACATGTAGGGAAATAATTGCCATTCTCTAATAGTAAGCTAAAGGGAGTAATACCATGATCAATGTACATGAACCTCTATACACTTATTCCACTTCAATTCAGATCTAGGAGTTATATGACCAATTCAGATCTAGGAGTAATACCATGCATCTTCATGTCTGTCAAGCatgcttttgtgtgtgtgtctttGATAACTATCCATGTTGTGAGTGAAAACATATATGTATCTCATAAATAGCAGTTCCTACAGTTAATTTGTGTGATAGGCAAACTTCAACAACTTGGTTTGTACATCTACAAGAAATTACTACCGAAAAAAGTTGTATAATTTCCTCAAAAAAGGAGATTTTTATCCATATTCTTTAAattggtttaaaaaagaaaaaaaggaaaaagagagcaATGTACACCGGCTATCGTCAAATGCTTTTCAGTATGAAGTTAACATTCCCCAACACCAGAGACGAGCAATAAAGGGATCTAGCTTCAGGCAGAGAATCACTTAAGGCGAAGAAACTCCTAATTATTCAATACATCCATACTTTCTTTTGGACATCTCAAGTCgcaaattaagaaaattgaCTAACCACATCCTTATACTAAACAGAGGACTTCTTCTGATACTGAACCAAAACATTATGTTCAAACTTCACTCGTGTTTTAATTCTGTAGTTATTTTCAGCAAGGAAAGCAAACCCCTATAAGGATTAAATCTGTAGTTATTTTCAGCAAGTAAAAACATATGGCTGGCTTTTCACAAGGATCTTATACCCAAATCAGGTATCTATTAAAAGAGTCAGTCAAGCAAACTACTTGACACCCCCATCAGTCTACAGTCTTTGAAAGATCAGTCTCCTCAAACTTTGGCCCCttatttttcctatttgatTCAATTTCTCTCTGGCATGGCATTGCCGTTTTCATTTGTCCGCTCTCCTCACTTGAGGAATTTCAAGCTTCTTACAATTTTGATGGATTGACAAAACACTGACTAATTGTATCAGTTTCTGAAAGTTCTAATTTTGGGAATACATCTACCAACTAAAACGCAAAACGACAAAGGTTTTGGCAATTGGCATACATGTCGGACCACATCACATTCGCTCATCATCACTGTAATATTGCTGAAGATGATCaccatgtgtgtgtgtgagagagagagagagagagagagagagagtcatagaGAAATCAAGCAATATTTATCAagattcaataataaaaatcgCACTATTCCATAGAGCCaaaagagaaattaaatttaaatcacacaaacaggaaaaaaaaagtgaacaaaTGAGAAGTTGATTAAACTCACCACCCAAAAAGGCAAAGCAGGCAATACACCAGCAACAACAAGCCAAACCAAGCCATACCCAACAAAGTTCTGCACCACCCCAATGAGCAAAATGACCCAGATGGGCAAAACCTCACACAAACTCCCAGCCACAAAACCAATACTATCACCCAAGTCCTTAGCCACACCCAAAAAAGCCACCTGCCTCTGGTCGTACCCCATGGCACTCTTTATCACAGGTGATATGCTTCCAAACAAGTACCCAACACCTGCACACGACTGCACCCACATTGCACACACAAACACCAGCCATCTGTTGTTGATCAAAACCTTGAACTTTTCATGCCACTGAAGCTGCATATTCCTATATGACCAATTCAAGACCACAGTCACTGATCAAACAGGTTCAATTTTTGCATACCAGTTTGATTAAGATTGAACAACTATGAAGGTAAAACGTGCAActtgttgtgttttttattgttaGTGTGAAGGGTCTGAGAGAGAGTGGACCATAGCGCGAGTTATAAGCCTCATGACTCATCATGGTCTTTACGACCAAACGGTCACTGTCTTATACTACAATAATAAGAACGAACTTATCcagcttttattattattattatttatgaaataACTTATCAAGCGTATATTAGTAACAGATTTTCTTCAACGATATAGCTTATTACTCTGCTCCTAGGTAGTCCTATGATTATAGACACCACCTATCATCTTCTTAAATGAaacaatgaaagaaagaaactacCAATCGTTTGTTTCTTTACAAGGAAAAGTACTCTTTCTTGCAAAAACAGGAAGTCTACTATAATAAATTTGAGGATTCTAGAAGCATTAATCTCAAGTCTCAATTAGCTTCTAGTTGAAGT is a genomic window containing:
- the LOC142631619 gene encoding protein NUCLEAR FUSION DEFECTIVE 4-like, coding for MQLQWHEKFKVLINNRWLVFVCAMWVQSCAGVGYLFGSISPVIKSAMGYDQRQVAFLGVAKDLGDSIGFVAGSLCEVLPIWVILLIGVVQNFVGYGLVWLVVAGVLPALPFWVLCLALFVGTNGETYFNTAALVSCVQNFPKSRGPVVGILKGFAGLSGAILTQIYLMINFPNESSLIFMVAVAPTIVVIALMFIIRPVGGHKQVKPSDNSSFFFTYSVCLILAIYLLAVLVIEDLVDVSQAIITLFAVILILFILLPVIIPIRLVFFSGPRPPAEESLLSEAQKQEASKSEQGVNEIILSEVEDEKPPEVDSLPASERKKRIAHLQAKLFQAAAEGAVRRRKGPRRGEDFTLMQALRKADFWLIFFSLVLASGSGLAVIDNFGQICESLGYDDTTIYVSMISIWNFLGRVGGGYFSELVIRKYAYPRPVTMAMVQVIMAIGLFYATMGWPGEIYVLTVLIGLGYGAHWAIVPASASELFGLKSFGALYNFLTLASPVGSLIFSGVIASGIYDYYADLQAGLSHQNSKAMLAIPLRDDDLTCLGTICYSITFGILSGLCLVATVLSLIVVYRTKRVYANLYGNSQG